The genomic window AAGTGCATAAagcacataataaaaacatgaataataaaACGGACAAAAAGTTTAAGGCTGTTTTGTCTTTAAACTGAAATGACTGAATGAGGAGTATgtcataaatacaaaacatcaGGCAGAGGACTGCAAGATttcgcaaacgagtcgtccctagtccgattcgtgaaccgccgcggatttacgtcactacatatagtccccgcctatgtTTTGCtaggaccagtgttgggtgtaactagttactaagtgtCCAGTGTCCAGACTgatgtccagtccagtgtccagtccagtgcagccggtgtccagtccggtgtccagtccggtgcggccggcgtccagtccagtgtccagactgatgtccagtccggtgtccagtccagcgcagctggtgtccagtccggtgtccagtccggtgtccagtccggtgcagccggtgtccagtccggcatccagtccggcgtccagtccggcgcagccggcgtccagtccagtgtccagtctgatGTCCAGTCTGgcgcagccggcatccagtccagtgtccagtctgatgtccagtccggtgcagccggtgtccagtctggtgtccagtctggtgtccagtctggtgtcccgtccggccttccagccggcgttcagccctgtccagccggcgttccagccggcgttcagcCCTGCTCTGCCGGCGTTCCAGCCAGCgctcagccctgtccagccggcgtttcagccggccttccagccagcggCCAGCCTGTCCGTTCCAGTCGGCgattccccccaggacttcctctcctaagtcccccaggactccgcgccctcgagcgcggCCGGAGactaggactgttccccccacaagcccttgtctgtccccaccccccctcccatgtttgttatttttattatctcacCCCAACCCCGCTGTCATTCTGTCATGTTTGCCTTTGGTTATGTTGTCTATGTGTATTTGGatctgtcacccagtcggtcttgtcttgttagtcgaccccttggtgagcacctgggggtgttcattaaggggggggggctctgtcacggttcTGCCCTCTTgattctgaatttctagtcgtgtggcaggatcgggacagagcccttaggttttatgtgagaaagccatgagttgtttatgttttgacatctcatgtgctttctcgtgtcttgtcattggccccgcccctctcgtttcatgtattgcttccctgccgtgtctaatgtttcccacctgccctgtgtcattatccctcggttgtcttaccctatttaatgccctcttgtttcattgtcctgtgctcttgcgttgcATGTGTATGTACCTGTGCTTTGTCTTTGTGCTGTATATTCCCCGTGTCGTGCTCGTGTTTCTCTTACCTTGCCTAGTAGCATCTGTGGACTACCTTCCTTGTTTTGGAAGTTGTGTCGTGgttagtgtttattgtttattttacccCTTCGAGGGAAGTGTTCATTTTTGTTGAGTTATTGTTATAGTGATCGTGtcctgttttccccattgtgggtttttgttttctgttctgttgtttaagattaaagttttgtgttaaccccttcattaccgctgcctgcatctgggttcttcctccactcCACATTCCTGACAGTAATATATGTGtctgtaatagtggaattgacatcaaaattcaaagtctaactttaaaatctgtgctttaatgtataattctcacatttgtaatactttggtcagttaataagagtactttatgtagtttaatattatttattttaatgaattaaaagagccctttcatgcctatccttgaatcacttaactaatcaaggttgatataggatataaaaagtaattagtaataagtaactaaatacattttggagagagtaatttgtacagtaatctaattacactattgaatatgtaattagtaactagtaattaattactttttgagagtaacttacccaacactggct from Triplophysa rosa linkage group LG25, Trosa_1v2, whole genome shotgun sequence includes these protein-coding regions:
- the LOC130549172 gene encoding merozoite surface protein CMZ-8-like, with the translated sequence MSSPVSSPVQPVSSPVSSPVRPASSPVSRLMSSPVSSPAQLVSSPVSSPVSSPVQPVSSPASSPASSPAQPASSPVSSLMSSLAQPASSPVSSLMSSPVQPVSSLVSSLVSSLVSRPAFQPAFSPVQPAFQPAFSPALPAFQPALSPVQPAFQPAFQPAASLSVPVGDSPQDFLS